The Accipiter gentilis chromosome 9, bAccGen1.1, whole genome shotgun sequence genome includes a region encoding these proteins:
- the CLRN3 gene encoding clarin-3, which translates to MPSKTKTTMFASAFFTCICSFAIICVVLATQHWMSSKVRFSGTNSSITVSLTYGLFSGTCEQFVDVGLQVSERNFQVADNLNNTKAKSMIIAIIVILVLSLLSSLLSSGFTCTNAVSNPYQTFLGPTGVYTWNSLCGIFILIAMILFPVNIEENGLSVELAYGCFSFLQTHIKSEHTYGYSYWIMLLIIFLNITSIIIIYFYDHARYSKKKEQERPIENAPKDVILF; encoded by the exons ATGCcatccaaaacaaaaacaaccatgTTTGCATCTGCTTTTTTTACTTGCATTTGCTCTTTCGCGATAATCTGCGTCGTGCTGGCGACCCAGCACTGGATGAGCAGCAAGGTTCGCTTTTCTGGCACAAACTCCAGCATTACCGTGAGTCTCACCTACGGACTTTTTAGCGGTACCTGTGAACAGTTCGTCGATGTGGGACTTCAGGTTTCGGAAAGGAATTTCCAAG TTGCAGATAACCTGAACAACACCAAGGCGAAAAGCATGATCATTGCGATTATCGTGATTCTGGTTCTCAGTTTACTGAGTTCCCTTCTGAGTTCTGGATTTACCTGTACTAACGCTGTCAGTAATCCCTACCAGACGTTTTTGGGACCCACCGGAGTCTATACCTGGAATTCCTTATGCG gaaTCTTCATCCTTATAGCCATGATACTTTTCCCTGTGAACATAGAAGAAAATGGCCTGTCTGTAGAATTGGCCTatggatgtttttcttttctgcagacaCATATCAAATCTGAACACACGTATGGATATTCATATTGGATCATGCTGCTCATCATTTTTCTGAACATTACTTCTATCATCATCATATATTTCTATGACCACGCAAGATATTCTaagaagaaagaacaggaaagaCCCATTGAAAATGCACCAAAAGATGTCATTCTGTTTTAA